One Gammaproteobacteria bacterium genomic window, TTTATCAATATATTGCAGTGCTAATTCGACCAATAACTCGGTTTCGGGTCGTGGAATGAGAGTGTGTTGGTTAACGACGAGTTCAAGCGACCAGAACTCGCGTTTGCCAACGATGTATGCAAGTGGTTCGCCTCGTTCACGACGTTGTATGAATTGCTCGCAGCTGTCTAAGGTCTTGGTATTTAGTGTGTCATCATTGCGCGTGAAAAGTTGTGTGCGTGACAAGCCAAATGAATGGCAAAGCAATAATTCGGCATCGAGGCGAGGGCTATCCGAAACTGTTTGTAGACGTTGTGTCGTGTTGTCTAATACGTGAGCAATGGTTGCCATAATTTTTCAGGTTTCGTCAGATATAGCGGCGAGTTGATCGGCCTGGTGTTCTTTAATCAATTCATCAATGACTATATCGGCATTGCCTTGCATCATGTCTTCTAACTTGTATAGGGTCAGGTTGATACGATGATCGGTCACGCGACCTTGTGGGAAGTTATAGGTGCGTATGCGTCCCGAACGGTCGCCACTACCAACTAATTGACGCCGCGTATCGGCTTCGGTTTTGGCTTTTTTTTCTTCCTCAGCAGCAAGCAGACGCGCTTTTAAGACGGACATGGCGCGGGCGCGGTTTTTATGTTGTGAGCGCTCATCCTGACATTCGACGACCACGCCAGTGGGTAAATGCGTGAGGCGTACTGCAGAATCGGTTTTGTTGACGTGTTGCCCCCCTGCACCGGATGCGCGATAAGTATCGACTTTAAGGTCGGCAGGATTAATTTCGATCTCTTCGATTTCATCAGCCTCTGGCATAACCGCAACGGTGCAAGCTGAGGTATGAATGCGGCCTTGTGATTCGGTTTCAGGCACACGTTGCACACGATGGCCGCCGGACTCAAATTTTAATCGTGAATAAGCACCTTGTCCGACTAAGCGCATAATGACTTCTTTAAAACCGCCATGT contains:
- the prfA gene encoding peptide chain release factor 1 translates to MKTSIIAKLENISERLEEISALLSEPDIMSDQNRFRSLSQEYSKLDPIVRCFNNHQKTIEDIESAKEMMKDSDLDLREMAKDEFSDGETRREEFEQELQLLLLPTDPHDNSNIFLEVRAGTGGDEAAIFAGDLFRMYSRYAENKGWQTEIISSNAGEHGGFKEVIMRLVGQGAYSRLKFESGGHRVQRVPETESQGRIHTSACTVAVMPEADEIEEIEINPADLKVDTYRASGAGGQHVNKTDSAVRLTHLPTGVVVECQDERSQHKNRARAMSVLKARLLAAEEEKKAKTEADTRRQLVGSGDRSGRIRTYNFPQGRVTDHRINLTLYKLEDMMQGNADIVIDELIKEHQADQLAAISDET